The Bubalus bubalis isolate 160015118507 breed Murrah chromosome 18, NDDB_SH_1, whole genome shotgun sequence genome contains a region encoding:
- the LOC102408184 gene encoding zinc finger protein 470 isoform X4 — protein sequence MEEPALPSWGKALLHMRSQEEEVMGVELLKAMSLDAVTFTDVAVDFSQDEWEWLTLAQRTLYKKVMLENYSNLASLGLCISKPDVISLLEQDKEPWMMKGELTRGLCPDLEYVWMKKELSLNQDIYEEKLSQAMIMERLTSYGLECSTLGENWKYEDLFERELVSPKTHFRQETVSHIDTLIEKGDHFNKSGTIFHLNTLWYIKQVFPIKERIYNFDTDKKSLKTHSFVKKDKQVYGEKKLLKCHDCEKTFSKISTLTLHQRIHTGEKPYECLECRKAFSQSAHLAQHQRIHTGEKPFKCTECGKAFSQNAHLIQHQRVHTGEKPYPCKQCNKAFSQLAYLVQHQRVHTGEKPYECIECGKAFSYCSSLAHHRRIHTGKRPYKCIDCRKAFQQNASLIRHRRYCHTGEKPFDCIDCGKAFTDHIGLIQHKRIHTGERPYKCNVCGKAFSHGSSLTVHQRIHTGEKPYECSICEKAFSHRGSLTLHQRVHTGEKPYECKECGKAFRQSTHLAHHQRIHTGEKPY from the exons atggaggagcctg ctctgccctcttGGGGTAAAGCCCTTCTCCACATGAGGAGCCAGGAAGAAGAGGTGATGGGAGTTGAACTTCTTAAAGCCATGTCCCTG GATGCAGTGACTTTCACGGATGTAGCCGTCGACTTCTCCCAAGATGAGTGGGAATGGCTGACTCTTGCTCAGAGGACTTTGTACAAGAAAGTGATGTTAGAGAACTACAGCAACCTGGCTTCACTGG GTCTTTGCATTTCTAAACCAGATGTGATCTCTTTACTGGAGCAAGATAAAGAGCCCTGGATGATGAAAGGAGAGTTGACAAGAGGCCTGTGCCCAG ACTTGGAGTATGTGTGGATGAAAAAGGAATTATCTCTAAACCAGGACATCTATGAGGAAAAATTATCTCAGGCAATGATAATGGAAAGACTTACAAGCTATGGCCTTGAATGTTCCACATTAGGGGAAAACTGGAAGTATGAAGACCTGTTTGAGAGGGAGCTGGTAAGTCCAAAGACACATTTTAGGCAAGAGACAGTCAGTCACATAGATACCCTTATTGAGAAAGGCGACCACTTTAACAAATCTGGGACAATTTTTCATCTGAATACATTATGGTATATAAAACAGGTATTTCCCATCAAAGAGAGAATATATAATTTTGACACAGATAAGAAAAGCTTAAAGACACATTCCTTTGTGAAAAAAGACAAGCAGGTCTATGGAGAAAAGAAACTTTTGAAATGTCACGACTGTgagaaaactttcagcaaaatcTCAACTCTTACtcttcatcagagaattcatactggagagaaaccctatgaatgtctCGAATGCAGAAAAGCCTTTAGCCAGAGTGCCCACCTTGCTCAACATCAGAGAATCCACACAGGAGAAAAACCCTTCAAATGTACTGAGTGTGGAAAAGCATTCAGCCAGAATGCTCATCTCATCCAACATCagagagttcatactggagaaaaaccttaTCCGTGTAAGCAATGTAACAAAGCCTTCAGCCAGCTTGCATATCTTGTCCAACACCAGAgagttcacactggagagaaaccctatgaatgtatcgaatgtgggaaggcctttagTTATTGTTCATCCCTGGCTCATCATCGAAGGATTCACACTGGAAAGAGACCCTACAAATGCATTGACTGTAGGAAAGCCTTCCAGCAGAACGCTTCTCTTATACGTCATCGAAGGTATTGtcacactggagaaaagcccttTGATTGTATTGACTGTGGGAAAGCCTTCACCGATCACATAGGACTTATTCAGCAtaagagaattcatactggagagagaccCTATAAATGTAATGTGTGTGGAAAGGCTTTTAGCCATGGCTCCTCCCTGACCGtccatcagagaattcatacaggagagaaaccctatgaatgtagtATCTGTGAGAAAGCCTTTAGCCATCGTGGCTCACTCACTCTTCATCAGAGAgtccatactggagagaaaccctatgaatgtaaggaatgtgggaaagCTTTTCGGCAGAGCACGCACCTCGCCcaccatcagagaattcatactggggaGAAACCTTACTAA